The region TGACCCCCTGGGCACCGTCATGTCCCATGCCGGTCAGAATGAGACCAAGTATGGCACTGCCATAGGTAGCCGTGATGGATTCGAACATCGGATCAACAGCCGGCTTACAGAAATTCACTGGAGGACCGTCATTCAGTTCAATCGTTGGCGTGCCGCCGATCGATTTAATCAGCATATGCTGGCCGCCGGGCGCGATGTAGATACGACCAGCCTGAACCTGCTCGCCATGCTCACCTTCCCGTGCTTCCACACCGGTTGCCTTGGTGATGTGCTCGCCGAGAATACGGGTAAAGGTTGGCGGCATATGCTGGGTAATCACGATCGGAACAGACCGCAGAACCGTTGCGGAGATTCCCTTCAGCACCGTTTGCAGAGCCTGAGGTCCGCCTGTCGAACTGCCAATCGCCAGAACGCGCGGACGAACGGATGAATATGGCCGGAGAGAAATTGCCGCCGATGCGCCAGACTGACCGGGTAACGTTGCGGCTGCAGCAGGCGCCCGCGCTGATGCGGGAGCAGCTGGTGCTGCAGGCCTTCCCGGCGCAGCATTGGTAGATCCAAAATCCGGCTGTGCCAGGCCAAGCCGCTGGCGCCGCCGGGCACCAAGTGTCTTCACTTTAGCCGTAAG is a window of Coralliovum pocilloporae DNA encoding:
- a CDS encoding protein-glutamate methylesterase/protein-glutamine glutaminase gives rise to the protein MVTGTSGATAAATAQGTDSLRVMVVDDSVVIRGLIGRWLEEEQGISVVGSHRNGKLAVDDVDRCEPDVIVLDIDMPEMDGMTALPLLIQKRRNVAIIMSSTLTQRNAEISLRALSLGASDYIPKPESNSEISTSASFRRDLTAKVKTLGARRRQRLGLAQPDFGSTNAAPGRPAAPAAPASARAPAAAATLPGQSGASAAISLRPYSSVRPRVLAIGSSTGGPQALQTVLKGISATVLRSVPIVITQHMPPTFTRILGEHITKATGVEAREGEHGEQVQAGRIYIAPGGQHMLIKSIGGTPTIELNDGPPVNFCKPAVDPMFESITATYGSAILGLILTGMGHDGAQGVKMIAGAGGSVVTQDEETSVVWGMPGAAAQTGMCSAVLPLDKIATTIETVLKGGRP